From the Thomasclavelia ramosa DSM 1402 genome, the window TTTTTAGTTTCCTTTCTGTAAAAGAAATAGCATGTTTTTTTAACACTACAAGTAAATCTTGATATCTTCTTCTTGAAATAGCAATATCTTTATTTTCGTAGTTTTTCATAATTACATTTTCACTGTTTAAAGTAATTAATCTAAAGATATTGATAATTGCTGAACGTGAGATTTTAAAAAAGGTTTTTGGAAGCATTTTTTGTAGATATTCAAAGTTTTGAATAAAAATGCGATATGTTTTGTCTAATGTGTTTAGATATGTCATGCGATTTAAATATTCAAAATAAACAATATCATTTGTTTGGGTATTGACGATGCCCTGATCACTTTTAAATAGTAGTAATTTTCGTTTATCAAGATAATCGATGATATCTTGAATTGCTGGAACAAATTTCGCTTTAATATCTTGATAGCGCAGATAGCTGGAAATATTAATACCTACTGCATCGAAAATAGTTGAACCGTCTTTTGAGATAATTAGTACAAGCATATCATTATTATTTTCAATTAATGTTTTAGCATAATTGATTCCTTGATTATCAAAAGAATCTTCAATAATACAGAAATCCATTTTTTTTGTAAATAACATTTCCTTATCATGAATCTCAATGATACGATATTCACTGTCAATATTTTTAATGATTAGTTCCTTTAATTGTTTGATCACACTATTATCAACAACCATTAATCCAATTTTTTTCATTTAGAAATCTCCTTTATTACTTGCAGTTATCTTTTACACCTTTATTATAGGGGCTTACTTTTAGTATATTTTAATTATTGTATGAATGGTATAGTTTATTGTATGAATGGTATAAAAAATATCTTTTGGACAATAAAATTAGTGATTTCTCATTACTTTTCGCTTGTAAAGTAGTAAAATTAAAGTATAGATAATGACTAAGATTAGGAGGAGGTGCAGATCATGCGCAAGAACATTATTACAATTAGCCGTGAATTTGGTAGTGGCGGTAGAACAATTGGTAAAGAGGTAGCAAAACGATTAAACATACCTTTTTATGATAAGGAATTAATTGAAAAAGTAGCTCGAGAGAGTGGATTAAATGTGAATTATATTGAAGAACATG encodes:
- a CDS encoding LytTR family DNA-binding domain-containing protein: MKKIGLMVVDNSVIKQLKELIIKNIDSEYRIIEIHDKEMLFTKKMDFCIIEDSFDNQGINYAKTLIENNNDMLVLIISKDGSTIFDAVGINISSYLRYQDIKAKFVPAIQDIIDYLDKRKLLLFKSDQGIVNTQTNDIVYFEYLNRMTYLNTLDKTYRIFIQNFEYLQKMLPKTFFKISRSAIINIFRLITLNSENVIMKNYENKDIAISRRRYQDLLVVLKKHAISFTERKLKK